The following proteins are co-located in the Salvelinus fontinalis isolate EN_2023a chromosome 41, ASM2944872v1, whole genome shotgun sequence genome:
- the LOC129840383 gene encoding oocyte zinc finger protein XlCOF6-like isoform X2 has translation MTRRLLLFTLKEEEMDTSEDLQDDNLIKQEHFHSSNNEQQDGHLAVRRNVILERTKFNQRQQEAGETADDFITALHCLSEHCGYGALLSEMIRDRLVAGLRDRRLSKQLQMDPELTLDKAVTRIRQTELVKKQQDLPEYTFKVSSNTANINSVLSHSKQQCPANSQCQLEKRNQNSERPQQPQTTQENGEEPLDTDVFSPGGEKPHYCACCGRSFQKVRDLIRHQRTHTGEKPHNCSDCNRSFARLDNLKSHQKIHAKDKHHFHSTKCVESIVLLEKLKKHQLENTFKATSSAANVDSMPELGKNQHRERQLPQTTQENREKPHDTSDDPIVSFNRGERRHHCSDCGKSFTRVYHLKRHQRTHTGEKPHRCSDCGKSYSQSYDLKIHHQRKHMKGKYFHCNHCEEHFSKPEDLNRHMHVHAGEKPYLCPDCGKRFQLLNAFEMHQQKHTLGLLECSYCGKSFSKVDKLKLHQRTHTGEKHFHCPDCGKSFTRSDLLKSHQRTHKKEGDCPYCDKSFSEPGELKIHMEVHSQERPHLCPDCGKRFKLLWSLKKHQRKHTEKISPREKRHHCSDCDKSFTRGYHLKRHRETHTGEKPHHCSNCDKSFAGKERLKQHQLTHKEKKRYRCSRCDKRFPDMANLRTHLPVHSVELALHCSDCGKCFLNKAKFERHQKIHTGSGKIPFLCTDCGEGFTNLRQLEDHQRTHTGEKPYYCIDCGKSFAHEKTFKCHKQAHKFKLSGERAAYPCSECGNTFSRSCDVMSHLRRVHNKEKPFQCSCCGKRFFQKNSLTIHMRMHTGEKPYHCSECGQSFSQMNDRKRHQKRQHSGEET, from the coding sequence GAAGAGGAGATGGACACCTCAGAAGACCTGCAAGATGACAACCTGATCAAGCAGGAACACTTCCACAGTTCTAATAATGAACAACAAGATGGACATTTGGCAGTTAGGAGGAACGTAATATTAGAACGAACTAAATTCAACCAAAGACAACAGGAAGCAGGAGAGACAGCTGATGATTTTATCACTGCACTTCATTGTTTGTCAGAACATTGTGGTTATGGAGCTCTGCTCAGTGAGATGATAAGAGACCGACTAGTCGCAGGCTTACGTGACAGAAGACTGTCCAAGCAATTACAAATGGACCCAGAACTAACACTGGATAAAGCTGTCACACGCATTCGTCAAACTGAACTTGTGAAAAAgcaacaggacctgccagagtataCCTTCAAAGTTTCAAGCAACACTGCAAATATAAACAGTGTCCTGTCACATAGCAAACAGCAATGCCCAGCCAATTCCCAGTGCCAATTAGAGAAGAGGAATCAAAACTCAGAAAGACCACAACAACCCCAAACAACGCAGGAGAATGGAGAGGAGCccctagatactgatgtcttcaGTCCTGGAGGAGAAAAGCCTCACTACTGTGCCTGCTGCGGTAGGAGCTTTCAAAAAGTGAGGGATCTTATAAGACACCAGCGAACACATACTGGAGAGAAGCCTCATAACTGCTCTGATTGCAACAGAAGTTTTGCTCGATTAGATAATCTCAAGTCACACCAAAAAATACACGCGAAAGACAAACATCATTTTCACTCCACTAAATGTGTGGAAAGCATTGTCCTATTGGAGAAGCTTAAAAAACACCAGCTGGAGAATACCTTCAAAGCTACCAGCAGTGCAGCAAATGTAGACAGTATGCCTGAACTTGGGAAAAATCAGCACCGAGAAAGACAACTGCCCCAAACAACtcaggagaacagagagaagccTCATGATACTTCCGATGACCCTATTGTGAGTTTTAATAGAGGTGAGAGGCGTCACCACTGTTCCGACTGTGGGAAGAGCTTTACACGAGTTTATCATCTTAAAAGACACCAAAGAACACATACGGGAGAGAAGCCTCATCGCTGCTCTGATTGTGGCAAAAGTTATTCCCAGTCGTATGATCTGAAAATACACCACCAGCGAAAGCATATGAAAGGGAAATACTTCCACTGCAATCATTGTGAAGAACATTTCTCCAAACCAGAAGATCTGAACAGACACATGCATGTACATGCTGGAGAAAAGCCATACCTTTGCccagactgtgggaagagattccaGTTGTTAAATGCATTTGAAATGCACCAACAAAAACATACTTTGGGGCTTCTTGAGTGCTCTTATTGTGGTAAAAGTTTTTCTAAAGTGGATAAACTTAAACTACACCAGCGAACACATACGGGAGAGAAACATTTTCACTGCCCTGACTGTGGGAAAAGTTTTACCCGCTCAGATCTTCTGAAAAGTCACCAGAGGACACATAAGAAAGAGGGTGATTGTCCTTACTGTGATAAAAGCTTTTCTGAACCGGGAGAACTAAAAATACACATGGAAGTACATAGTCAAGAAAGGCCTCACCTTTGCCccgactgtgggaagagattcaaaCTGTTATGGTCGTTGAAAAAGCACCAGCGAAAACACACAGAGAAGATCTCACCAAGGGAAAAGCGTCACCACTGTTCCGACTGCGATAAGAGTTTTACTCGCGGATATCATCTTAAAAGACATCgggaaacacacacaggagaaaagcctcaCCACTGCTCTAATTGTGACAAAAGCTTTGCAGGAAAGGAGAGGCTTAAACAACATCAACTAACACACAAGGAAAAGAAACGTTACCGCTGTTCAAGGTGTGATAAAAGATTTCCTGACATGGCAAATCTACGAACTCACCTTCCAGTACATTCCGTAGAACTGGCACTCCACTGTTCTGACTGTGGAAAGTGTTTCTTAAACAAGGCAAAGTTTGAAAGACACCAAAAAATACACACTGGAAGTGGAAAAATACCATTCCTCTGCACTGACTGCGGGGAGGGTTTTACAAATTTGCGACAGTTGGAAGACCACCAgcgaacacacactggagagaaaccgtaCTACTGCATTGATTGCGGGAAGAGTTTTGCACATGAAAAAACATTTAAGTGTCACAAGCAAGCACACAAGTTCAAACTCTCTGGAGAAAGAGCAGCCTATCCTTGCTCGGAATGTGGAAATACTTTTTCTCGTTCATGTGATGTGATGAGCCATTTGAGAAGGGTGCATAATAAAGAGAAACCTTTCCAGTGCTCCTGCTGTGGGAAAAGATTTTTCCAAAAGAACTCACTCACAATACACATGAGAatgcacactggagagaaaccgtaCCACTGCTCAGAATGTGGTCAAAGCTTCTCCCAAATGAACGACAGAAAACGCCACCAGAAGAGGCAACACTCTGGAGAGGAGACTtga
- the LOC129840383 gene encoding oocyte zinc finger protein XlCOF6-like isoform X3: protein MPNNKPLIAKEEEMDTSEDLQDDNLIKQEHFHSSNNEQQDGHLAVRRNVILERTKFNQRQQEAGETADDFITALHCLSEHCGYGALLSEMIRDRLVAGLRDRRLSKQLQMDPELTLDKAVTRIRQTELVKKQQDLPEYTFKVSSNTANINSVLSHSKQQCPANSQCQLEKRNQNSERPQQPQTTQENGEEPLDTDVFSPGGEKPHYCACCGRSFQKVRDLIRHQRTHTGEKPHNCSDCNRSFARLDNLKSHQKIHAKDKHHFHSTKCVESIVLLEKLKKHQLENTFKATSSAANVDSMPELGKNQHRERQLPQTTQENREKPHDTSDDPIVSFNRGERRHHCSDCGKSFTRVYHLKRHQRTHTGEKPHRCSDCGKSYSQSYDLKIHHQRKHMKGKYFHCNHCEEHFSKPEDLNRHMHVHAGEKPYLCPDCGKRFQLLNAFEMHQQKHTLGLLECSYCGKSFSKVDKLKLHQRTHTGEKHFHCPDCGKSFTRSDLLKSHQRTHKKEGDCPYCDKSFSEPGELKIHMEVHSQERPHLCPDCGKRFKLLWSLKKHQRKHTEKISPREKRHHCSDCDKSFTRGYHLKRHRETHTGEKPHHCSNCDKSFAGKERLKQHQLTHKEKKRYRCSRCDKRFPDMANLRTHLPVHSVELALHCSDCGKCFLNKAKFERHQKIHTGSGKIPFLCTDCGEGFTNLRQLEDHQRTHTGEKPYYCIDCGKSFAHEKTFKCHKQAHKFKLSGERAAYPCSECGNTFSRSCDVMSHLRRVHNKEKPFQCSCCGKRFFQKNSLTIHMRMHTGEKPYHCSECGQSFSQMNDRKRHQKRQHSGEET from the coding sequence GAAGAGGAGATGGACACCTCAGAAGACCTGCAAGATGACAACCTGATCAAGCAGGAACACTTCCACAGTTCTAATAATGAACAACAAGATGGACATTTGGCAGTTAGGAGGAACGTAATATTAGAACGAACTAAATTCAACCAAAGACAACAGGAAGCAGGAGAGACAGCTGATGATTTTATCACTGCACTTCATTGTTTGTCAGAACATTGTGGTTATGGAGCTCTGCTCAGTGAGATGATAAGAGACCGACTAGTCGCAGGCTTACGTGACAGAAGACTGTCCAAGCAATTACAAATGGACCCAGAACTAACACTGGATAAAGCTGTCACACGCATTCGTCAAACTGAACTTGTGAAAAAgcaacaggacctgccagagtataCCTTCAAAGTTTCAAGCAACACTGCAAATATAAACAGTGTCCTGTCACATAGCAAACAGCAATGCCCAGCCAATTCCCAGTGCCAATTAGAGAAGAGGAATCAAAACTCAGAAAGACCACAACAACCCCAAACAACGCAGGAGAATGGAGAGGAGCccctagatactgatgtcttcaGTCCTGGAGGAGAAAAGCCTCACTACTGTGCCTGCTGCGGTAGGAGCTTTCAAAAAGTGAGGGATCTTATAAGACACCAGCGAACACATACTGGAGAGAAGCCTCATAACTGCTCTGATTGCAACAGAAGTTTTGCTCGATTAGATAATCTCAAGTCACACCAAAAAATACACGCGAAAGACAAACATCATTTTCACTCCACTAAATGTGTGGAAAGCATTGTCCTATTGGAGAAGCTTAAAAAACACCAGCTGGAGAATACCTTCAAAGCTACCAGCAGTGCAGCAAATGTAGACAGTATGCCTGAACTTGGGAAAAATCAGCACCGAGAAAGACAACTGCCCCAAACAACtcaggagaacagagagaagccTCATGATACTTCCGATGACCCTATTGTGAGTTTTAATAGAGGTGAGAGGCGTCACCACTGTTCCGACTGTGGGAAGAGCTTTACACGAGTTTATCATCTTAAAAGACACCAAAGAACACATACGGGAGAGAAGCCTCATCGCTGCTCTGATTGTGGCAAAAGTTATTCCCAGTCGTATGATCTGAAAATACACCACCAGCGAAAGCATATGAAAGGGAAATACTTCCACTGCAATCATTGTGAAGAACATTTCTCCAAACCAGAAGATCTGAACAGACACATGCATGTACATGCTGGAGAAAAGCCATACCTTTGCccagactgtgggaagagattccaGTTGTTAAATGCATTTGAAATGCACCAACAAAAACATACTTTGGGGCTTCTTGAGTGCTCTTATTGTGGTAAAAGTTTTTCTAAAGTGGATAAACTTAAACTACACCAGCGAACACATACGGGAGAGAAACATTTTCACTGCCCTGACTGTGGGAAAAGTTTTACCCGCTCAGATCTTCTGAAAAGTCACCAGAGGACACATAAGAAAGAGGGTGATTGTCCTTACTGTGATAAAAGCTTTTCTGAACCGGGAGAACTAAAAATACACATGGAAGTACATAGTCAAGAAAGGCCTCACCTTTGCCccgactgtgggaagagattcaaaCTGTTATGGTCGTTGAAAAAGCACCAGCGAAAACACACAGAGAAGATCTCACCAAGGGAAAAGCGTCACCACTGTTCCGACTGCGATAAGAGTTTTACTCGCGGATATCATCTTAAAAGACATCgggaaacacacacaggagaaaagcctcaCCACTGCTCTAATTGTGACAAAAGCTTTGCAGGAAAGGAGAGGCTTAAACAACATCAACTAACACACAAGGAAAAGAAACGTTACCGCTGTTCAAGGTGTGATAAAAGATTTCCTGACATGGCAAATCTACGAACTCACCTTCCAGTACATTCCGTAGAACTGGCACTCCACTGTTCTGACTGTGGAAAGTGTTTCTTAAACAAGGCAAAGTTTGAAAGACACCAAAAAATACACACTGGAAGTGGAAAAATACCATTCCTCTGCACTGACTGCGGGGAGGGTTTTACAAATTTGCGACAGTTGGAAGACCACCAgcgaacacacactggagagaaaccgtaCTACTGCATTGATTGCGGGAAGAGTTTTGCACATGAAAAAACATTTAAGTGTCACAAGCAAGCACACAAGTTCAAACTCTCTGGAGAAAGAGCAGCCTATCCTTGCTCGGAATGTGGAAATACTTTTTCTCGTTCATGTGATGTGATGAGCCATTTGAGAAGGGTGCATAATAAAGAGAAACCTTTCCAGTGCTCCTGCTGTGGGAAAAGATTTTTCCAAAAGAACTCACTCACAATACACATGAGAatgcacactggagagaaaccgtaCCACTGCTCAGAATGTGGTCAAAGCTTCTCCCAAATGAACGACAGAAAACGCCACCAGAAGAGGCAACACTCTGGAGAGGAGACTtga
- the LOC129840383 gene encoding oocyte zinc finger protein XlCOF6-like isoform X1: MAELEKDAGLPQPMQDNRDEEEPGNSMEEEMDTSEDLQDDNLIKQEHFHSSNNEQQDGHLAVRRNVILERTKFNQRQQEAGETADDFITALHCLSEHCGYGALLSEMIRDRLVAGLRDRRLSKQLQMDPELTLDKAVTRIRQTELVKKQQDLPEYTFKVSSNTANINSVLSHSKQQCPANSQCQLEKRNQNSERPQQPQTTQENGEEPLDTDVFSPGGEKPHYCACCGRSFQKVRDLIRHQRTHTGEKPHNCSDCNRSFARLDNLKSHQKIHAKDKHHFHSTKCVESIVLLEKLKKHQLENTFKATSSAANVDSMPELGKNQHRERQLPQTTQENREKPHDTSDDPIVSFNRGERRHHCSDCGKSFTRVYHLKRHQRTHTGEKPHRCSDCGKSYSQSYDLKIHHQRKHMKGKYFHCNHCEEHFSKPEDLNRHMHVHAGEKPYLCPDCGKRFQLLNAFEMHQQKHTLGLLECSYCGKSFSKVDKLKLHQRTHTGEKHFHCPDCGKSFTRSDLLKSHQRTHKKEGDCPYCDKSFSEPGELKIHMEVHSQERPHLCPDCGKRFKLLWSLKKHQRKHTEKISPREKRHHCSDCDKSFTRGYHLKRHRETHTGEKPHHCSNCDKSFAGKERLKQHQLTHKEKKRYRCSRCDKRFPDMANLRTHLPVHSVELALHCSDCGKCFLNKAKFERHQKIHTGSGKIPFLCTDCGEGFTNLRQLEDHQRTHTGEKPYYCIDCGKSFAHEKTFKCHKQAHKFKLSGERAAYPCSECGNTFSRSCDVMSHLRRVHNKEKPFQCSCCGKRFFQKNSLTIHMRMHTGEKPYHCSECGQSFSQMNDRKRHQKRQHSGEET, encoded by the coding sequence GAAGAGGAGATGGACACCTCAGAAGACCTGCAAGATGACAACCTGATCAAGCAGGAACACTTCCACAGTTCTAATAATGAACAACAAGATGGACATTTGGCAGTTAGGAGGAACGTAATATTAGAACGAACTAAATTCAACCAAAGACAACAGGAAGCAGGAGAGACAGCTGATGATTTTATCACTGCACTTCATTGTTTGTCAGAACATTGTGGTTATGGAGCTCTGCTCAGTGAGATGATAAGAGACCGACTAGTCGCAGGCTTACGTGACAGAAGACTGTCCAAGCAATTACAAATGGACCCAGAACTAACACTGGATAAAGCTGTCACACGCATTCGTCAAACTGAACTTGTGAAAAAgcaacaggacctgccagagtataCCTTCAAAGTTTCAAGCAACACTGCAAATATAAACAGTGTCCTGTCACATAGCAAACAGCAATGCCCAGCCAATTCCCAGTGCCAATTAGAGAAGAGGAATCAAAACTCAGAAAGACCACAACAACCCCAAACAACGCAGGAGAATGGAGAGGAGCccctagatactgatgtcttcaGTCCTGGAGGAGAAAAGCCTCACTACTGTGCCTGCTGCGGTAGGAGCTTTCAAAAAGTGAGGGATCTTATAAGACACCAGCGAACACATACTGGAGAGAAGCCTCATAACTGCTCTGATTGCAACAGAAGTTTTGCTCGATTAGATAATCTCAAGTCACACCAAAAAATACACGCGAAAGACAAACATCATTTTCACTCCACTAAATGTGTGGAAAGCATTGTCCTATTGGAGAAGCTTAAAAAACACCAGCTGGAGAATACCTTCAAAGCTACCAGCAGTGCAGCAAATGTAGACAGTATGCCTGAACTTGGGAAAAATCAGCACCGAGAAAGACAACTGCCCCAAACAACtcaggagaacagagagaagccTCATGATACTTCCGATGACCCTATTGTGAGTTTTAATAGAGGTGAGAGGCGTCACCACTGTTCCGACTGTGGGAAGAGCTTTACACGAGTTTATCATCTTAAAAGACACCAAAGAACACATACGGGAGAGAAGCCTCATCGCTGCTCTGATTGTGGCAAAAGTTATTCCCAGTCGTATGATCTGAAAATACACCACCAGCGAAAGCATATGAAAGGGAAATACTTCCACTGCAATCATTGTGAAGAACATTTCTCCAAACCAGAAGATCTGAACAGACACATGCATGTACATGCTGGAGAAAAGCCATACCTTTGCccagactgtgggaagagattccaGTTGTTAAATGCATTTGAAATGCACCAACAAAAACATACTTTGGGGCTTCTTGAGTGCTCTTATTGTGGTAAAAGTTTTTCTAAAGTGGATAAACTTAAACTACACCAGCGAACACATACGGGAGAGAAACATTTTCACTGCCCTGACTGTGGGAAAAGTTTTACCCGCTCAGATCTTCTGAAAAGTCACCAGAGGACACATAAGAAAGAGGGTGATTGTCCTTACTGTGATAAAAGCTTTTCTGAACCGGGAGAACTAAAAATACACATGGAAGTACATAGTCAAGAAAGGCCTCACCTTTGCCccgactgtgggaagagattcaaaCTGTTATGGTCGTTGAAAAAGCACCAGCGAAAACACACAGAGAAGATCTCACCAAGGGAAAAGCGTCACCACTGTTCCGACTGCGATAAGAGTTTTACTCGCGGATATCATCTTAAAAGACATCgggaaacacacacaggagaaaagcctcaCCACTGCTCTAATTGTGACAAAAGCTTTGCAGGAAAGGAGAGGCTTAAACAACATCAACTAACACACAAGGAAAAGAAACGTTACCGCTGTTCAAGGTGTGATAAAAGATTTCCTGACATGGCAAATCTACGAACTCACCTTCCAGTACATTCCGTAGAACTGGCACTCCACTGTTCTGACTGTGGAAAGTGTTTCTTAAACAAGGCAAAGTTTGAAAGACACCAAAAAATACACACTGGAAGTGGAAAAATACCATTCCTCTGCACTGACTGCGGGGAGGGTTTTACAAATTTGCGACAGTTGGAAGACCACCAgcgaacacacactggagagaaaccgtaCTACTGCATTGATTGCGGGAAGAGTTTTGCACATGAAAAAACATTTAAGTGTCACAAGCAAGCACACAAGTTCAAACTCTCTGGAGAAAGAGCAGCCTATCCTTGCTCGGAATGTGGAAATACTTTTTCTCGTTCATGTGATGTGATGAGCCATTTGAGAAGGGTGCATAATAAAGAGAAACCTTTCCAGTGCTCCTGCTGTGGGAAAAGATTTTTCCAAAAGAACTCACTCACAATACACATGAGAatgcacactggagagaaaccgtaCCACTGCTCAGAATGTGGTCAAAGCTTCTCCCAAATGAACGACAGAAAACGCCACCAGAAGAGGCAACACTCTGGAGAGGAGACTtga